Genomic DNA from Vagococcus luciliae:
CTACAATTTCGTCTAATTTTCCTGCTAAGATTTGATCTAATTTTTGAATCGTTAAGCCAATTCGGTGATCAGTGACACGATTTTGTGGAAAATTATAAGTGCGAATACGTTCGGAGCGATCCCCTGTACCAACAGCCGATTTACGATTTGCATCATACTCACTACGACTTTCTTGTTGTAATTGGTCATACACTCTAGCACGTAATACCTTCATTGCTTTTTCTCTGTTTTTTAACTGAGAACGCTCATCCTGCATCGCAACAACAATGCCTGTTGGGATATGTGTCAAACGCACAGCAGAGGCAGTCTTATTAACGTGCTGTCCACCAGCTCCACTTGCATGATAAATATCCACACGGATGTCTTTATCTTCTAAATCTAATTCAACTTCTTCTGCTTCTGGTAACACAACAACTGTTGCTGTTGAAGTATGAACACGACCTTGAGATTCAGTTGATGGGACACGTTGTACACGATGTGCACCACTTTCGTATTTTAGTTTTGAAAAGACACTGTCACCTGTAATCATCACAGTCACTTCTTTGTAACCACCAATATCAGTGATATTAGCGTCCATCACCTCAAATGTCCATCCTTGGTTTTGAGAGTAACTTTGATACATTTCAAACAAATCTCCTGCAAATAATGCCGCTTCATCTCCACCAGCAGCTCCACGAATTTCTAAAATGATATTTTTATCATCATTAGGATCTTTTGGTAATAAAAGAATCTTAATTCGTTCTTCTAATTCTTCTTTTTCTGTTTTTAATTCAGATAACTCTTCTTTAGCCATCTCTTGCATCTCATCATCAAGTTTTTCACCTAATAACTCTTCAGTATCTGAAATACCTTGAGTGACTTCTTTGTATCGACGGTACACGTCAACTGTTTCACGTGTTCCTGCTTCTTCTTTTGATAGCTCCATGAAACGTTTTGTGTCACTGACGACATCAGGGTCACTTAGTAATTCCGCTAATTCTTCATAGCGGTCTTCTATCGCTTGTAATTGATCAAACATTTTCTTCATCCTTTCGATTTGACAGTGGTGGATTCACATAATGCTTACGACAAACTGGGTAGTAAGCTTCATTGCCACCTATTTGAATTTGTTCACCTGTATAAACAGGTTTATTGTTATCCATTCTTAGATTCATTGTGGCTTTTTTATGGCAAAACCAACAAATTGTTTTTAATTCTTCTATTTTATCTGCGTACAATAATAAATACTTAGAGCCCTCAAACAACTCATTTTTAAAATCATTTTTAAGTCCAAATGCCATCACTGGAATATCTAAATCATCCACAATTTTAGCAAATTGAACCACATGAGCTTGTTCTAAAAATTGAGACTCATCAACTAGGATACAGTATGGTTTATCAGTCATCTTTTTTACTATATCATAAACATTGGTTTCATGAAAAATCGGAATAGCCTCTCGTCGTAATCCAATGCGACTGGATATAATACCAATCTCATCTCTTGTATCCAATCCACTGGTCATCAAAACGACTGGTTTATTTTGCTCTTCATAGTTGTGAGCAACCTTTAAAATTTCAATCGTTTTCCCACTATTCATCGCACCATATTTAAAAAATAATTGAGCCATTTATTTTACTCTCCTTAGTTTATCCTATGATAGTATACTGTAATTTTAGAAAAAAATCATCCAATCAAACACTTTTTTACTATTTATAATAGATTTTTTCATAGAGAGTTTTTTTAATAATCCGTCTGATTCAACCTTGATAGTACGATAAACCAAATGAGACACAATAAAATACCTTGTAAAGTGTTTACCTCTAATCTATATAATAACATAAATAAAAGACCTGAAAATAATTCCCACAATGTACTAACATGACCAATATGATTAAAGCAATATAAACAACGACCTTTCAAGAAACAATAAGAAAACACTGGAACTAATTCAAACCACCTTAACTCATGTTGGCAATAAGAACAATGAGATCTAGGTAGGACAATGGATTCCTGTTTAGATACCCTCTCACCCACTAATACAAAAAAAGAAGCCAAAGATGCTCCTAAGAAAAACAATAAAATAGACAAAACCATTCAATCACCACACCCTTCTTTCTATAAACATTCGAAAAAAGAAAAGAGCTCTCTTAAAAGAACTCTTTTTAGCGTTGATATTTTTGTAAATCTTGCTCATACTTTGTAACGTTTGATTTGTTCACTTTTCTCAAACGGCCTTTAATTGGTTTGGTTTGAAGTGTTTTTAATACCAAATCACCTTTACCATTTAAAATATCGACAAAAGTTGAAATATCTAATAAATCAATCACACCAATATCATCTGCAGTCATACCATCAATTTGACATAAGGCCCCAACAATATCACCGGCACGCATTTTTTGCTTTTTACCTGCATTAATGTGAATTTTCATAATGTCTTCATTAAAAGATAATCCTTTTTCTTTTCTAAGCTTTGGCGATTCTAATTGTCTATCTAAAAATGGGCGTTTCATCTCTTTAACTTGTTCACGATTCGGTCGACGCATCTCTTCTAAACTATCACCTTCCTTAGCCAAAATCGCTTTAAAAGATGATTTATCTTTTGAATTAATAAATGAAATAGCTTTACCACTTTTTTCAAAACGAGCTGTTCGTCCAATACGATGTGTATACGTTTCAACTTTATCAGGAATATCATAATTCACGACTAATTTTATATCAGACACATCTATTCCTCTTGCTGCAACATCTGTCGCCACCAAACAGTGAATGTAGCCACGTTTATAATCTTTTATCACGCGTGTTCGATCACGTTGTTCCATGCCACCATGCAACATCTCACAATTAACACCTAGTAATTTTAATTGTTTGGTTAATTCTTCTACCATTATTTTGGTAT
This window encodes:
- a CDS encoding thymidine kinase: MAQLFFKYGAMNSGKTIEILKVAHNYEEQNKPVVLMTSGLDTRDEIGIISSRIGLRREAIPIFHETNVYDIVKKMTDKPYCILVDESQFLEQAHVVQFAKIVDDLDIPVMAFGLKNDFKNELFEGSKYLLLYADKIEELKTICWFCHKKATMNLRMDNNKPVYTGEQIQIGGNEAYYPVCRKHYVNPPLSNRKDEENV
- a CDS encoding prepilin peptidase, yielding MVLSILLFFLGASLASFFVLVGERVSKQESIVLPRSHCSYCQHELRWFELVPVFSYCFLKGRCLYCFNHIGHVSTLWELFSGLLFMLLYRLEVNTLQGILLCLIWFIVLSRLNQTDY
- the prfA gene encoding peptide chain release factor 1 — translated: MFDQLQAIEDRYEELAELLSDPDVVSDTKRFMELSKEEAGTRETVDVYRRYKEVTQGISDTEELLGEKLDDEMQEMAKEELSELKTEKEELEERIKILLLPKDPNDDKNIILEIRGAAGGDEAALFAGDLFEMYQSYSQNQGWTFEVMDANITDIGGYKEVTVMITGDSVFSKLKYESGAHRVQRVPSTESQGRVHTSTATVVVLPEAEEVELDLEDKDIRVDIYHASGAGGQHVNKTASAVRLTHIPTGIVVAMQDERSQLKNREKAMKVLRARVYDQLQQESRSEYDANRKSAVGTGDRSERIRTYNFPQNRVTDHRIGLTIQKLDQILAGKLDEIVDALIIYDQTAQLEKLNG